One genomic segment of Flavobacteriaceae bacterium includes these proteins:
- a CDS encoding transposase, protein MYKNDGYVRRYSESFKLKVLAELTKGNHSKRQIALTYGIQSSTINVWIKKYDRKDLMNTRVTVQTDDELSRIKALQKELKQLKDLLIKKDLDKLVNDSYLEVAAENLGYKNVEELKKNLNIKP, encoded by the coding sequence ATGTATAAAAATGATGGATATGTAAGACGTTATAGTGAGAGTTTTAAACTCAAAGTATTAGCAGAACTTACCAAAGGAAACCATTCCAAAAGACAAATTGCCTTAACTTACGGCATACAATCTAGTACGATAAACGTATGGATTAAAAAATATGACCGTAAAGATTTAATGAACACCCGTGTAACCGTGCAAACAGACGACGAATTATCCCGTATTAAAGCCCTTCAAAAAGAGCTAAAACAACTCAAAGATCTTCTTATTAAAAAGGATCTAGATAAACTTGTGAATGATAGTTATCTTGAAGTAGCTGCTGAAAATCTTGGCTATAAAAATGTTGAAGAATTAAAAAAAAACTTA